A window from bacterium encodes these proteins:
- a CDS encoding phospholipase A: VGADAGIEHESNGQRDALSRSWNQVYVAPHYQRDRLLLRAKLRWRIPEPAKETPESNRGDDNPAIVDFLGYVDLHAYYRWPSSHQVHLMVRGNPATGRGYASLNLSHRLPNEQNAWMVFTVSHGYGECLLDYDRKVSRVGIGFMLAR; encoded by the coding sequence GTCGGCGCGGACGCCGGTATCGAGCACGAGTCGAACGGCCAACGGGACGCGCTCTCCCGCTCGTGGAATCAGGTCTATGTGGCGCCGCACTACCAGCGCGATCGGCTCCTGCTGCGCGCCAAGCTGCGCTGGCGCATTCCGGAGCCCGCCAAGGAAACCCCGGAGTCGAACCGGGGCGACGACAACCCCGCCATCGTCGATTTTCTGGGTTATGTCGACCTGCACGCATATTACCGCTGGCCGTCGTCCCACCAGGTCCACCTGATGGTGCGCGGCAACCCCGCCACGGGCCGGGGCTACGCCAGCCTGAACCTGAGCCACCGGCTGCCCAACGAGCAGAACGCCTGGATGGTCTTCACCGTCTCACACGGCTACGGCGAGTGCCTGCTCGACTACGACCGGAAGGTCAGCCGCGTGGGGATCGGATTCATGCTGGCGCGGTAG